In the genome of Tripterygium wilfordii isolate XIE 37 chromosome 19, ASM1340144v1, whole genome shotgun sequence, one region contains:
- the LOC119986327 gene encoding U-box domain-containing protein 35-like isoform X2: protein MGGNEIKEADELFEPCLPSLTVAIAINGKRESKYVVKWALEKFVTEAKVVFKLIHIRPEITSVPTLMGNSIPISHVREDVAAAYKKEVEWQTSALLLPYTKMCGQRQVDVVVVESDDVANAIAQQVAKYNITKLVIGASARGIFARKVKRHNMSSRISACSPNFCTVYAISKGKLSSVRPSDLKIDASIEDDSSETSCSVNSSSSYTSSSQTELVSVGSYSHFHSPSLPMQRFHALSAINQNLLHSRASSIDANHSRNLSLDIEEERDTTSLCVYSSDIEHAIGGTSSYKGLLKDSQSHVSDQASTSDVHSEHSSSDTQVDINFELEKLRIELRHVRGMYAVAQRETLDASRKINNLNERRSEEAMKLKEITYKEEEAGELARKEMERCEAARMEADYVRECAEKEASQRQEIEMKALRDIKEREKLEKALVGPVHQYQKFTWEEIVSATSSFSESLRIGMGAYGTVYKCSLHQTTAAVKVLHSNENQNNKQFQQELEILSKIRHPHLLILLGACPDRGCLIYEYMENGSLEDRLFRVNGTPSIPWFERYRIAWEVASALVFLHSSKPKPIIHRDLKPANILLDRNFVSRIGDVGLSMVLNSDASYVSTMFKDTAPAGTLCYIDPEYQRTGLISPKSDVYAFGMVILQLLTAKPAVALTHKVETALDDGRLVTILDSEAGNWPIEETKELALLGLNCAELRRRDRPDLKEKVLPVLERLKELADRARDSFSRIQPLPPNHFICPILKDVMNEPCVAADGYTYDRKAIEQWLTDDDKSPMTNLPLPNKVLLPNYTLLSAIMDWKSRN, encoded by the exons ATGGGGGGAAATGAAATTAAGGAAGCAGACGAACTTTTCGAACCATGTCTCCCTTCTCTGACTGTTGCAATTGCTATCAATGGAAAGAGAGAAAGCAAGTATGTCGTGAAATGGGCATTGGAGAAGTTCGTTACTGAGGCAAAGGTTGTGTTTAAGTTGATACACATTCGGCCGGAGATCACTTCAGTCCCGACACTAA tggGAAATTCCATTCCTATTTCACATGTAAGAGAAGATGTAGCAGCTGCTTATAAGAAGGAAGTGGAGTGGCAAACAAGTGCATTGCTACTTCCCTACACGAAAATGTGTGGTCAGAGGCAG GTGGATGTTGTAGTCGTTGAATCAGATGATGTGGCCAATGCAATTGCACAGCAGGTTGCAAAATACAATATCACGAAGCTCGTTATAGGAGCTTCTGCTCGTGGCATTTTCGCAAG GAAAGTCAAGAGACATAATATGTCGTCAAGGATCTCGGCGTGCTCTCCAAACTTTTGCACAGTCTATGCTATTTCAAAAGGGAAACTGTCATCTGTCCGGCCATCTGATTTAAAGATAGATGCAAGCATTGAAGATGACAGCAGCGAAACAAGTTGTTCAGTCAATAGCTcatcaagttacacttctagctCACAAACAG AACTTGTCTCAGTTGGTTCATACTCTCATTTCCATTCGCCCTCCCTACCAATGCAGCGATTCCATGCTCTTTCAGCTATCAACCAGAATCTTCTTCATTCAAGAGCAAGTTCAATTGACGCCAATCATTCAAGAAATCTGTCTCTGGATATTGAAGAAGAGAGGGATACAACAAGTTTGTGTGTATACAGTTCTGATATTGAGCATGCAATCGGTGGGACTTCTAGTTACAAAGGCTTACTAAAAGATAGTCAATCTCATGTATCTGATCAAGCTTCTACGTCAGATGTGCATTCAGAGCATTCTTCATCTGACACCCAG GTAGATATAAATTTCGAGCTAGAAAAGCTAAGGATTGAACTCAGACATGTTCGAGGAATGTATGCAGTTGCTCAAAGAGAGACCCTTGATGCTTCTCGAAAG ATAAATAATCTAAATGAACGCCGATCAGAGGAAGCAATGAAGCTTAAGGAGATAACTTACAAAGAGGAGGAAGCCGGAGAATTAGCTAGAAAAGAGATGGAAAGGTGTGAAGCTGCTAGAATGGAAGCAGACTATGTGAGAGAATGTGCTGAAAAAGAAGCTTCACAGAGGCAGGAAATCGAAATGAAAGCTTTACGTGAtatcaaagagagagaaaagcttGAGAAAGCTCTTGTGGGTCCTGTGCACCAGTACCAGAAGTTCACGTGGGAAGAAATTGTGTCTGCCACATCGTCATTTTCTGAGAGCCTTAGGATTGGAATGGGAGCATATGGAACTGTCTACAAGTGCAGTTTGCATCAGACAACTGCAGCAGTGAAAGTTCTCCATTCGAACGAGAATCAAAATAATAAGCAGTTTCAGCAGGAG CTTGAAATCTTGAGCAAAATTCGTCACCCGCATTTGCTTATTCTACTTGGTGCATGTCCTGATCGTGGTTGCCTAATTTATGAATACATGGAGAACGGAAGCTTGGAGGATAGATTGTTTCGAGTGAATGGTACACCATCCATCCCATGGTTCGAGAGATATCGGATTGCTTGGGAGGTGGCATCTGCCCTTGTTTTTCTTCACAGCTCTAAGCCAAAACCAATCATTCATCGCGATCTAAAGCCAGCAAATATCTTGCTTGATCGCAATTTTGTGAGCAGAATTGGCGACGTTGGTCTTTCAATGGTGCTTAATTCCGATGCCTCCTATGTTTCCACCATGTTCAAAGACACAGCACCTGCTGGGACACTATGCTACATAGATCCTGAGTATCAGAGAACCGGTTTGATTTCTCCAAAATCTGATGTTTACGCTTTCGGGATGGTAATTTTGCAGTTGTTGACTGCAAAACCAGCAGTAGCACTAACACACAAGGTGGAAACAGCACTTGATGATGGTCGGCTAGTGACGATTTTAGATTCAGAGGCTGGGAATTGGCCAATTGAGGAAACCAAGGAATTAGCCTTGTTGGGGCTGAACTGTGCAGAACTTCGACGGAGAGACAGACCCGATCTGAAGGAGAAGGTACTTCCTGTGCTGGAACGCCTAAAGGAGCTCGCTGACAGAGCCCGAGATTCATTTTCCCGCATTCAGCCCTTACCTCCAAACCACTTCATCTGCCCAATACTTAAG GATGTCATGAACGAACCCTGTGTCGCTGCAGATGGATACACTTATGACCGCAAAGCAATAGAGCAATGGCTGACGGATGACGATAAATCACCAATGACAAATCTGCCATTGCCAAATAAGGTTTTATTACCTAATTACACATTACTTTCTGCAATCATGGACTGGAAGTCAAGAAATTGA
- the LOC119986327 gene encoding U-box domain-containing protein 35-like isoform X1 — protein MGGNEIKEADELFEPCLPSLTVAIAINGKRESKYVVKWALEKFVTEAKVVFKLIHIRPEITSVPTLMGNSIPISHVREDVAAAYKKEVEWQTSALLLPYTKMCGQRQFLLYVQVDVVVVESDDVANAIAQQVAKYNITKLVIGASARGIFARKVKRHNMSSRISACSPNFCTVYAISKGKLSSVRPSDLKIDASIEDDSSETSCSVNSSSSYTSSSQTELVSVGSYSHFHSPSLPMQRFHALSAINQNLLHSRASSIDANHSRNLSLDIEEERDTTSLCVYSSDIEHAIGGTSSYKGLLKDSQSHVSDQASTSDVHSEHSSSDTQVDINFELEKLRIELRHVRGMYAVAQRETLDASRKINNLNERRSEEAMKLKEITYKEEEAGELARKEMERCEAARMEADYVRECAEKEASQRQEIEMKALRDIKEREKLEKALVGPVHQYQKFTWEEIVSATSSFSESLRIGMGAYGTVYKCSLHQTTAAVKVLHSNENQNNKQFQQELEILSKIRHPHLLILLGACPDRGCLIYEYMENGSLEDRLFRVNGTPSIPWFERYRIAWEVASALVFLHSSKPKPIIHRDLKPANILLDRNFVSRIGDVGLSMVLNSDASYVSTMFKDTAPAGTLCYIDPEYQRTGLISPKSDVYAFGMVILQLLTAKPAVALTHKVETALDDGRLVTILDSEAGNWPIEETKELALLGLNCAELRRRDRPDLKEKVLPVLERLKELADRARDSFSRIQPLPPNHFICPILKDVMNEPCVAADGYTYDRKAIEQWLTDDDKSPMTNLPLPNKVLLPNYTLLSAIMDWKSRN, from the exons ATGGGGGGAAATGAAATTAAGGAAGCAGACGAACTTTTCGAACCATGTCTCCCTTCTCTGACTGTTGCAATTGCTATCAATGGAAAGAGAGAAAGCAAGTATGTCGTGAAATGGGCATTGGAGAAGTTCGTTACTGAGGCAAAGGTTGTGTTTAAGTTGATACACATTCGGCCGGAGATCACTTCAGTCCCGACACTAA tggGAAATTCCATTCCTATTTCACATGTAAGAGAAGATGTAGCAGCTGCTTATAAGAAGGAAGTGGAGTGGCAAACAAGTGCATTGCTACTTCCCTACACGAAAATGTGTGGTCAGAGGCAG TTCTTGCTCTATGTGCAGGTGGATGTTGTAGTCGTTGAATCAGATGATGTGGCCAATGCAATTGCACAGCAGGTTGCAAAATACAATATCACGAAGCTCGTTATAGGAGCTTCTGCTCGTGGCATTTTCGCAAG GAAAGTCAAGAGACATAATATGTCGTCAAGGATCTCGGCGTGCTCTCCAAACTTTTGCACAGTCTATGCTATTTCAAAAGGGAAACTGTCATCTGTCCGGCCATCTGATTTAAAGATAGATGCAAGCATTGAAGATGACAGCAGCGAAACAAGTTGTTCAGTCAATAGCTcatcaagttacacttctagctCACAAACAG AACTTGTCTCAGTTGGTTCATACTCTCATTTCCATTCGCCCTCCCTACCAATGCAGCGATTCCATGCTCTTTCAGCTATCAACCAGAATCTTCTTCATTCAAGAGCAAGTTCAATTGACGCCAATCATTCAAGAAATCTGTCTCTGGATATTGAAGAAGAGAGGGATACAACAAGTTTGTGTGTATACAGTTCTGATATTGAGCATGCAATCGGTGGGACTTCTAGTTACAAAGGCTTACTAAAAGATAGTCAATCTCATGTATCTGATCAAGCTTCTACGTCAGATGTGCATTCAGAGCATTCTTCATCTGACACCCAG GTAGATATAAATTTCGAGCTAGAAAAGCTAAGGATTGAACTCAGACATGTTCGAGGAATGTATGCAGTTGCTCAAAGAGAGACCCTTGATGCTTCTCGAAAG ATAAATAATCTAAATGAACGCCGATCAGAGGAAGCAATGAAGCTTAAGGAGATAACTTACAAAGAGGAGGAAGCCGGAGAATTAGCTAGAAAAGAGATGGAAAGGTGTGAAGCTGCTAGAATGGAAGCAGACTATGTGAGAGAATGTGCTGAAAAAGAAGCTTCACAGAGGCAGGAAATCGAAATGAAAGCTTTACGTGAtatcaaagagagagaaaagcttGAGAAAGCTCTTGTGGGTCCTGTGCACCAGTACCAGAAGTTCACGTGGGAAGAAATTGTGTCTGCCACATCGTCATTTTCTGAGAGCCTTAGGATTGGAATGGGAGCATATGGAACTGTCTACAAGTGCAGTTTGCATCAGACAACTGCAGCAGTGAAAGTTCTCCATTCGAACGAGAATCAAAATAATAAGCAGTTTCAGCAGGAG CTTGAAATCTTGAGCAAAATTCGTCACCCGCATTTGCTTATTCTACTTGGTGCATGTCCTGATCGTGGTTGCCTAATTTATGAATACATGGAGAACGGAAGCTTGGAGGATAGATTGTTTCGAGTGAATGGTACACCATCCATCCCATGGTTCGAGAGATATCGGATTGCTTGGGAGGTGGCATCTGCCCTTGTTTTTCTTCACAGCTCTAAGCCAAAACCAATCATTCATCGCGATCTAAAGCCAGCAAATATCTTGCTTGATCGCAATTTTGTGAGCAGAATTGGCGACGTTGGTCTTTCAATGGTGCTTAATTCCGATGCCTCCTATGTTTCCACCATGTTCAAAGACACAGCACCTGCTGGGACACTATGCTACATAGATCCTGAGTATCAGAGAACCGGTTTGATTTCTCCAAAATCTGATGTTTACGCTTTCGGGATGGTAATTTTGCAGTTGTTGACTGCAAAACCAGCAGTAGCACTAACACACAAGGTGGAAACAGCACTTGATGATGGTCGGCTAGTGACGATTTTAGATTCAGAGGCTGGGAATTGGCCAATTGAGGAAACCAAGGAATTAGCCTTGTTGGGGCTGAACTGTGCAGAACTTCGACGGAGAGACAGACCCGATCTGAAGGAGAAGGTACTTCCTGTGCTGGAACGCCTAAAGGAGCTCGCTGACAGAGCCCGAGATTCATTTTCCCGCATTCAGCCCTTACCTCCAAACCACTTCATCTGCCCAATACTTAAG GATGTCATGAACGAACCCTGTGTCGCTGCAGATGGATACACTTATGACCGCAAAGCAATAGAGCAATGGCTGACGGATGACGATAAATCACCAATGACAAATCTGCCATTGCCAAATAAGGTTTTATTACCTAATTACACATTACTTTCTGCAATCATGGACTGGAAGTCAAGAAATTGA